A window from Drosophila kikkawai strain 14028-0561.14 chromosome 2L, DkikHiC1v2, whole genome shotgun sequence encodes these proteins:
- the LOC108082800 gene encoding mediator of RNA polymerase II transcription subunit 15 isoform X1, protein METHFMAKMGKWMTPEEEARQKFIMRERDRERKRIKRLNPEYRQMERERDRFRKQTPRPSLMTPEEEARHKFIMRERDRERKRIKRLNPEYRRMERERDRFRKKARRANQLTPEEELRLKMIQRERDRERKRIKRMNPEYRRLEQERDRDRKKARRANEAFRQLEKLRDKIRKDRKKGLLVSDPLQLPPEFANMIPPVPVNVKPEVGLPPPPPQQQSAPQQQQQQQQQLQQQQQSAPLQQHQPPPTHLQEQQQLSHQLAHQRNRAMTTSTLTQLATPPAHATHLQQLNKLQQLYPPRSFGHPGLPIAGVALMPQLCHPILHQNLSAATLYAGPPNGIKQEYGQDVSASAMAAAQAAALASLRNPQQQEDAEMALNLEPEIILHTAPDVNPAAQGASQQQHHFSAHQQQQQQQQQQQQQHHLQQQQQQHCSMFQHMAPQAHMQHMRSTVLPPPPPPPSLALPPLPPPPPATHQQQPAATPQQLQQQQQQHAPQ, encoded by the exons ATGGAGACGCACTTTATGGCTAAAATGGGGAAG TGGATGACACCCGAGGAGGAGGCGCGCCAGAAGTTCATCATGCGGGAGCGGGATCGCGAACGGAAGCGGATCAAGCGCTTGAATCCCGAATACCGGCAAATGGAAAGGGAGCGGGATCGGTTTCGCAAGCAGACGCCCAGGCCCAGT CTGATGACACCCGAGGAGGAGGCGCGCCACAAGTTCATCATGCGGGAGCGGGATCGGGAGCGGAAGCGGATCAAGCGCTTGAATCCCGAATACCGGCGAATGGAGCGCGAGCGCGATCGATTCCGCAAGAAGGCACGACGTGCTAAC CAGTTGACGCCCGAGGAGGAGCTGAGACTGAAGATGATCCAGCGGGAGCGGGATCGGGAGAGGAAGCGGATCAAGCGCATGAACCCGGAGTACAGgcggctggagcaggagcGTGATAGGGACAGGAAGAAGGCGCGGCGGGCCAACGAGGCCTTCAGACAGCTGGAGAAGCTGCGCGACAAGATCCGGAAGGATCGGAAGAAAGGGCTGCTGGTCTCGGATCCGCTGCAGCTGCCGCCGGAGTTTGCGAACATGATACCGCCAGTGCCTGTGAATGTGAAGCCAGAGGTGGGtctgccaccgccaccaccccAGCAGCAGTCagcgccgcagcagcagcaacagcagcaacaacagttgcagcagcagcagcaatcggcgccactgcagcagcatcagccaCCGCCCACGCATctccaggagcagcagcagctgagtCACCAGCTGGCGCATCAGCGAAACCGCGCTATGACCACCAGCACGCTCACCCAACTGGCGACGCCGCCCGCCCATGCCACGCACCTGCAGCAGCTGAACAAGCTGCAGCAACTGTACCCGCCCCGGAGCTTCGGTCACCCCGGCCTGCCCATTGCCGGCGTGGCACTGATGCCGCAGCTCTGCCATCCCATCCTGCACCAGAACCTCAGTGCCGCCACCCTCTACGCGGGTCCGCCCAATGGCATCAAGCAGGAGTACGGCCAGGATGTGTCCGCCTCCGCAATGGCGGCGGCCCAGGCGGCAGCCTTGGCTTCGCTAAGGAATccccagcagcaggaggatgCCGAAATGGCCCTGAATCTCGAGCCGGAGATCATACTCCACACGGCGCCCGATGTGAATCCCGCTGCCCAGGGTgcgtcgcagcagcagcatcacttCAGCgcccatcagcagcagcaacagcaacagcagcagcagcagcagcaacatcatcttcagcaacagcagcagcagcattgcAGCATGTTCCAGCACATGGCTCCGCAGGCGCACATGCAGCACATGCGTTCCACGGTtttgccgccgccaccgccgcccccCTCGCTGGCCCTGCCACCGCTGCCGCCCCCGCCACCTGCCACGCACCAGCAACAACCGGCTGCGACGCcacagcaactgcaacagcagcagcagcagcatgcaCCGCAGTGA
- the LOC108082800 gene encoding mediator of RNA polymerase II transcription subunit 15 isoform X4, whose translation METHFMAKMGKWMTPEEEARQKFIMRERDRERKRIKRLNPEYRQMERERDRFRKQTPRPSLMTPEEEARHKFIMRERDRERKRIKRLNPEYRRMERERDRFRKKLTPEEELRLKMIQRERDRERKRIKRMNPEYRRLEQERDRDRKKARRANEAFRQLEKLRDKIRKDRKKGLLVSDPLQLPPEFANMIPPVPVNVKPEVGLPPPPPQQQSAPQQQQQQQQQLQQQQQSAPLQQHQPPPTHLQEQQQLSHQLAHQRNRAMTTSTLTQLATPPAHATHLQQLNKLQQLYPPRSFGHPGLPIAGVALMPQLCHPILHQNLSAATLYAGPPNGIKQEYGQDVSASAMAAAQAAALASLRNPQQQEDAEMALNLEPEIILHTAPDVNPAAQGASQQQHHFSAHQQQQQQQQQQQQQHHLQQQQQQHCSMFQHMAPQAHMQHMRSTVLPPPPPPPSLALPPLPPPPPATHQQQPAATPQQLQQQQQQHAPQ comes from the exons ATGGAGACGCACTTTATGGCTAAAATGGGGAAG TGGATGACACCCGAGGAGGAGGCGCGCCAGAAGTTCATCATGCGGGAGCGGGATCGCGAACGGAAGCGGATCAAGCGCTTGAATCCCGAATACCGGCAAATGGAAAGGGAGCGGGATCGGTTTCGCAAGCAGACGCCCAGGCCCAGT CTGATGACACCCGAGGAGGAGGCGCGCCACAAGTTCATCATGCGGGAGCGGGATCGGGAGCGGAAGCGGATCAAGCGCTTGAATCCCGAATACCGGCGAATGGAGCGCGAGCGCGATCGATTCCGCAAGAAG TTGACGCCCGAGGAGGAGCTGAGACTGAAGATGATCCAGCGGGAGCGGGATCGGGAGAGGAAGCGGATCAAGCGCATGAACCCGGAGTACAGgcggctggagcaggagcGTGATAGGGACAGGAAGAAGGCGCGGCGGGCCAACGAGGCCTTCAGACAGCTGGAGAAGCTGCGCGACAAGATCCGGAAGGATCGGAAGAAAGGGCTGCTGGTCTCGGATCCGCTGCAGCTGCCGCCGGAGTTTGCGAACATGATACCGCCAGTGCCTGTGAATGTGAAGCCAGAGGTGGGtctgccaccgccaccaccccAGCAGCAGTCagcgccgcagcagcagcaacagcagcaacaacagttgcagcagcagcagcaatcggcgccactgcagcagcatcagccaCCGCCCACGCATctccaggagcagcagcagctgagtCACCAGCTGGCGCATCAGCGAAACCGCGCTATGACCACCAGCACGCTCACCCAACTGGCGACGCCGCCCGCCCATGCCACGCACCTGCAGCAGCTGAACAAGCTGCAGCAACTGTACCCGCCCCGGAGCTTCGGTCACCCCGGCCTGCCCATTGCCGGCGTGGCACTGATGCCGCAGCTCTGCCATCCCATCCTGCACCAGAACCTCAGTGCCGCCACCCTCTACGCGGGTCCGCCCAATGGCATCAAGCAGGAGTACGGCCAGGATGTGTCCGCCTCCGCAATGGCGGCGGCCCAGGCGGCAGCCTTGGCTTCGCTAAGGAATccccagcagcaggaggatgCCGAAATGGCCCTGAATCTCGAGCCGGAGATCATACTCCACACGGCGCCCGATGTGAATCCCGCTGCCCAGGGTgcgtcgcagcagcagcatcacttCAGCgcccatcagcagcagcaacagcaacagcagcagcagcagcagcaacatcatcttcagcaacagcagcagcagcattgcAGCATGTTCCAGCACATGGCTCCGCAGGCGCACATGCAGCACATGCGTTCCACGGTtttgccgccgccaccgccgcccccCTCGCTGGCCCTGCCACCGCTGCCGCCCCCGCCACCTGCCACGCACCAGCAACAACCGGCTGCGACGCcacagcaactgcaacagcagcagcagcagcatgcaCCGCAGTGA
- the LOC108082800 gene encoding mediator of RNA polymerase II transcription subunit 15 isoform X6, whose amino-acid sequence METHFMAKMGKWMTPEEEARQKFIMRERDRERKRIKRLNPEYRQMERERDRFRKQTPRPSLTPEEELRLKMIQRERDRERKRIKRMNPEYRRLEQERDRDRKKARRANEAFRQLEKLRDKIRKDRKKGLLVSDPLQLPPEFANMIPPVPVNVKPEVGLPPPPPQQQSAPQQQQQQQQQLQQQQQSAPLQQHQPPPTHLQEQQQLSHQLAHQRNRAMTTSTLTQLATPPAHATHLQQLNKLQQLYPPRSFGHPGLPIAGVALMPQLCHPILHQNLSAATLYAGPPNGIKQEYGQDVSASAMAAAQAAALASLRNPQQQEDAEMALNLEPEIILHTAPDVNPAAQGASQQQHHFSAHQQQQQQQQQQQQQHHLQQQQQQHCSMFQHMAPQAHMQHMRSTVLPPPPPPPSLALPPLPPPPPATHQQQPAATPQQLQQQQQQHAPQ is encoded by the exons ATGGAGACGCACTTTATGGCTAAAATGGGGAAG TGGATGACACCCGAGGAGGAGGCGCGCCAGAAGTTCATCATGCGGGAGCGGGATCGCGAACGGAAGCGGATCAAGCGCTTGAATCCCGAATACCGGCAAATGGAAAGGGAGCGGGATCGGTTTCGCAAGCAGACGCCCAGGCCCAGT TTGACGCCCGAGGAGGAGCTGAGACTGAAGATGATCCAGCGGGAGCGGGATCGGGAGAGGAAGCGGATCAAGCGCATGAACCCGGAGTACAGgcggctggagcaggagcGTGATAGGGACAGGAAGAAGGCGCGGCGGGCCAACGAGGCCTTCAGACAGCTGGAGAAGCTGCGCGACAAGATCCGGAAGGATCGGAAGAAAGGGCTGCTGGTCTCGGATCCGCTGCAGCTGCCGCCGGAGTTTGCGAACATGATACCGCCAGTGCCTGTGAATGTGAAGCCAGAGGTGGGtctgccaccgccaccaccccAGCAGCAGTCagcgccgcagcagcagcaacagcagcaacaacagttgcagcagcagcagcaatcggcgccactgcagcagcatcagccaCCGCCCACGCATctccaggagcagcagcagctgagtCACCAGCTGGCGCATCAGCGAAACCGCGCTATGACCACCAGCACGCTCACCCAACTGGCGACGCCGCCCGCCCATGCCACGCACCTGCAGCAGCTGAACAAGCTGCAGCAACTGTACCCGCCCCGGAGCTTCGGTCACCCCGGCCTGCCCATTGCCGGCGTGGCACTGATGCCGCAGCTCTGCCATCCCATCCTGCACCAGAACCTCAGTGCCGCCACCCTCTACGCGGGTCCGCCCAATGGCATCAAGCAGGAGTACGGCCAGGATGTGTCCGCCTCCGCAATGGCGGCGGCCCAGGCGGCAGCCTTGGCTTCGCTAAGGAATccccagcagcaggaggatgCCGAAATGGCCCTGAATCTCGAGCCGGAGATCATACTCCACACGGCGCCCGATGTGAATCCCGCTGCCCAGGGTgcgtcgcagcagcagcatcacttCAGCgcccatcagcagcagcaacagcaacagcagcagcagcagcagcaacatcatcttcagcaacagcagcagcagcattgcAGCATGTTCCAGCACATGGCTCCGCAGGCGCACATGCAGCACATGCGTTCCACGGTtttgccgccgccaccgccgcccccCTCGCTGGCCCTGCCACCGCTGCCGCCCCCGCCACCTGCCACGCACCAGCAACAACCGGCTGCGACGCcacagcaactgcaacagcagcagcagcagcatgcaCCGCAGTGA
- the LOC108082800 gene encoding mediator of RNA polymerase II transcription subunit 15 isoform X5 — protein sequence METHFMAKMGKWMTPEEEARQKFIMRERDRERKRIKRLNPEYRQMERERDRFRKQTPRPSQLTPEEELRLKMIQRERDRERKRIKRMNPEYRRLEQERDRDRKKARRANEAFRQLEKLRDKIRKDRKKGLLVSDPLQLPPEFANMIPPVPVNVKPEVGLPPPPPQQQSAPQQQQQQQQQLQQQQQSAPLQQHQPPPTHLQEQQQLSHQLAHQRNRAMTTSTLTQLATPPAHATHLQQLNKLQQLYPPRSFGHPGLPIAGVALMPQLCHPILHQNLSAATLYAGPPNGIKQEYGQDVSASAMAAAQAAALASLRNPQQQEDAEMALNLEPEIILHTAPDVNPAAQGASQQQHHFSAHQQQQQQQQQQQQQHHLQQQQQQHCSMFQHMAPQAHMQHMRSTVLPPPPPPPSLALPPLPPPPPATHQQQPAATPQQLQQQQQQHAPQ from the exons ATGGAGACGCACTTTATGGCTAAAATGGGGAAG TGGATGACACCCGAGGAGGAGGCGCGCCAGAAGTTCATCATGCGGGAGCGGGATCGCGAACGGAAGCGGATCAAGCGCTTGAATCCCGAATACCGGCAAATGGAAAGGGAGCGGGATCGGTTTCGCAAGCAGACGCCCAGGCCCAGT CAGTTGACGCCCGAGGAGGAGCTGAGACTGAAGATGATCCAGCGGGAGCGGGATCGGGAGAGGAAGCGGATCAAGCGCATGAACCCGGAGTACAGgcggctggagcaggagcGTGATAGGGACAGGAAGAAGGCGCGGCGGGCCAACGAGGCCTTCAGACAGCTGGAGAAGCTGCGCGACAAGATCCGGAAGGATCGGAAGAAAGGGCTGCTGGTCTCGGATCCGCTGCAGCTGCCGCCGGAGTTTGCGAACATGATACCGCCAGTGCCTGTGAATGTGAAGCCAGAGGTGGGtctgccaccgccaccaccccAGCAGCAGTCagcgccgcagcagcagcaacagcagcaacaacagttgcagcagcagcagcaatcggcgccactgcagcagcatcagccaCCGCCCACGCATctccaggagcagcagcagctgagtCACCAGCTGGCGCATCAGCGAAACCGCGCTATGACCACCAGCACGCTCACCCAACTGGCGACGCCGCCCGCCCATGCCACGCACCTGCAGCAGCTGAACAAGCTGCAGCAACTGTACCCGCCCCGGAGCTTCGGTCACCCCGGCCTGCCCATTGCCGGCGTGGCACTGATGCCGCAGCTCTGCCATCCCATCCTGCACCAGAACCTCAGTGCCGCCACCCTCTACGCGGGTCCGCCCAATGGCATCAAGCAGGAGTACGGCCAGGATGTGTCCGCCTCCGCAATGGCGGCGGCCCAGGCGGCAGCCTTGGCTTCGCTAAGGAATccccagcagcaggaggatgCCGAAATGGCCCTGAATCTCGAGCCGGAGATCATACTCCACACGGCGCCCGATGTGAATCCCGCTGCCCAGGGTgcgtcgcagcagcagcatcacttCAGCgcccatcagcagcagcaacagcaacagcagcagcagcagcagcaacatcatcttcagcaacagcagcagcagcattgcAGCATGTTCCAGCACATGGCTCCGCAGGCGCACATGCAGCACATGCGTTCCACGGTtttgccgccgccaccgccgcccccCTCGCTGGCCCTGCCACCGCTGCCGCCCCCGCCACCTGCCACGCACCAGCAACAACCGGCTGCGACGCcacagcaactgcaacagcagcagcagcagcatgcaCCGCAGTGA
- the LOC108082800 gene encoding mediator of RNA polymerase II transcription subunit 15 isoform X3 encodes METHFMAKMGKWMTPEEEARQKFIMRERDRERKRIKRLNPEYRQMERERDRFRKQTPRPSLMTPEEEARHKFIMRERDRERKRIKRLNPEYRRMERERDRFRKKQLTPEEELRLKMIQRERDRERKRIKRMNPEYRRLEQERDRDRKKARRANEAFRQLEKLRDKIRKDRKKGLLVSDPLQLPPEFANMIPPVPVNVKPEVGLPPPPPQQQSAPQQQQQQQQQLQQQQQSAPLQQHQPPPTHLQEQQQLSHQLAHQRNRAMTTSTLTQLATPPAHATHLQQLNKLQQLYPPRSFGHPGLPIAGVALMPQLCHPILHQNLSAATLYAGPPNGIKQEYGQDVSASAMAAAQAAALASLRNPQQQEDAEMALNLEPEIILHTAPDVNPAAQGASQQQHHFSAHQQQQQQQQQQQQQHHLQQQQQQHCSMFQHMAPQAHMQHMRSTVLPPPPPPPSLALPPLPPPPPATHQQQPAATPQQLQQQQQQHAPQ; translated from the exons ATGGAGACGCACTTTATGGCTAAAATGGGGAAG TGGATGACACCCGAGGAGGAGGCGCGCCAGAAGTTCATCATGCGGGAGCGGGATCGCGAACGGAAGCGGATCAAGCGCTTGAATCCCGAATACCGGCAAATGGAAAGGGAGCGGGATCGGTTTCGCAAGCAGACGCCCAGGCCCAGT CTGATGACACCCGAGGAGGAGGCGCGCCACAAGTTCATCATGCGGGAGCGGGATCGGGAGCGGAAGCGGATCAAGCGCTTGAATCCCGAATACCGGCGAATGGAGCGCGAGCGCGATCGATTCCGCAAGAAG CAGTTGACGCCCGAGGAGGAGCTGAGACTGAAGATGATCCAGCGGGAGCGGGATCGGGAGAGGAAGCGGATCAAGCGCATGAACCCGGAGTACAGgcggctggagcaggagcGTGATAGGGACAGGAAGAAGGCGCGGCGGGCCAACGAGGCCTTCAGACAGCTGGAGAAGCTGCGCGACAAGATCCGGAAGGATCGGAAGAAAGGGCTGCTGGTCTCGGATCCGCTGCAGCTGCCGCCGGAGTTTGCGAACATGATACCGCCAGTGCCTGTGAATGTGAAGCCAGAGGTGGGtctgccaccgccaccaccccAGCAGCAGTCagcgccgcagcagcagcaacagcagcaacaacagttgcagcagcagcagcaatcggcgccactgcagcagcatcagccaCCGCCCACGCATctccaggagcagcagcagctgagtCACCAGCTGGCGCATCAGCGAAACCGCGCTATGACCACCAGCACGCTCACCCAACTGGCGACGCCGCCCGCCCATGCCACGCACCTGCAGCAGCTGAACAAGCTGCAGCAACTGTACCCGCCCCGGAGCTTCGGTCACCCCGGCCTGCCCATTGCCGGCGTGGCACTGATGCCGCAGCTCTGCCATCCCATCCTGCACCAGAACCTCAGTGCCGCCACCCTCTACGCGGGTCCGCCCAATGGCATCAAGCAGGAGTACGGCCAGGATGTGTCCGCCTCCGCAATGGCGGCGGCCCAGGCGGCAGCCTTGGCTTCGCTAAGGAATccccagcagcaggaggatgCCGAAATGGCCCTGAATCTCGAGCCGGAGATCATACTCCACACGGCGCCCGATGTGAATCCCGCTGCCCAGGGTgcgtcgcagcagcagcatcacttCAGCgcccatcagcagcagcaacagcaacagcagcagcagcagcagcaacatcatcttcagcaacagcagcagcagcattgcAGCATGTTCCAGCACATGGCTCCGCAGGCGCACATGCAGCACATGCGTTCCACGGTtttgccgccgccaccgccgcccccCTCGCTGGCCCTGCCACCGCTGCCGCCCCCGCCACCTGCCACGCACCAGCAACAACCGGCTGCGACGCcacagcaactgcaacagcagcagcagcagcatgcaCCGCAGTGA
- the LOC108082800 gene encoding mediator of RNA polymerase II transcription subunit 15 isoform X2, translated as METHFMAKMGKWMTPEEEARQKFIMRERDRERKRIKRLNPEYRQMERERDRFRKQTPRPSLMTPEEEARHKFIMRERDRERKRIKRLNPEYRRMERERDRFRKKARRANLTPEEELRLKMIQRERDRERKRIKRMNPEYRRLEQERDRDRKKARRANEAFRQLEKLRDKIRKDRKKGLLVSDPLQLPPEFANMIPPVPVNVKPEVGLPPPPPQQQSAPQQQQQQQQQLQQQQQSAPLQQHQPPPTHLQEQQQLSHQLAHQRNRAMTTSTLTQLATPPAHATHLQQLNKLQQLYPPRSFGHPGLPIAGVALMPQLCHPILHQNLSAATLYAGPPNGIKQEYGQDVSASAMAAAQAAALASLRNPQQQEDAEMALNLEPEIILHTAPDVNPAAQGASQQQHHFSAHQQQQQQQQQQQQQHHLQQQQQQHCSMFQHMAPQAHMQHMRSTVLPPPPPPPSLALPPLPPPPPATHQQQPAATPQQLQQQQQQHAPQ; from the exons ATGGAGACGCACTTTATGGCTAAAATGGGGAAG TGGATGACACCCGAGGAGGAGGCGCGCCAGAAGTTCATCATGCGGGAGCGGGATCGCGAACGGAAGCGGATCAAGCGCTTGAATCCCGAATACCGGCAAATGGAAAGGGAGCGGGATCGGTTTCGCAAGCAGACGCCCAGGCCCAGT CTGATGACACCCGAGGAGGAGGCGCGCCACAAGTTCATCATGCGGGAGCGGGATCGGGAGCGGAAGCGGATCAAGCGCTTGAATCCCGAATACCGGCGAATGGAGCGCGAGCGCGATCGATTCCGCAAGAAGGCACGACGTGCTAAC TTGACGCCCGAGGAGGAGCTGAGACTGAAGATGATCCAGCGGGAGCGGGATCGGGAGAGGAAGCGGATCAAGCGCATGAACCCGGAGTACAGgcggctggagcaggagcGTGATAGGGACAGGAAGAAGGCGCGGCGGGCCAACGAGGCCTTCAGACAGCTGGAGAAGCTGCGCGACAAGATCCGGAAGGATCGGAAGAAAGGGCTGCTGGTCTCGGATCCGCTGCAGCTGCCGCCGGAGTTTGCGAACATGATACCGCCAGTGCCTGTGAATGTGAAGCCAGAGGTGGGtctgccaccgccaccaccccAGCAGCAGTCagcgccgcagcagcagcaacagcagcaacaacagttgcagcagcagcagcaatcggcgccactgcagcagcatcagccaCCGCCCACGCATctccaggagcagcagcagctgagtCACCAGCTGGCGCATCAGCGAAACCGCGCTATGACCACCAGCACGCTCACCCAACTGGCGACGCCGCCCGCCCATGCCACGCACCTGCAGCAGCTGAACAAGCTGCAGCAACTGTACCCGCCCCGGAGCTTCGGTCACCCCGGCCTGCCCATTGCCGGCGTGGCACTGATGCCGCAGCTCTGCCATCCCATCCTGCACCAGAACCTCAGTGCCGCCACCCTCTACGCGGGTCCGCCCAATGGCATCAAGCAGGAGTACGGCCAGGATGTGTCCGCCTCCGCAATGGCGGCGGCCCAGGCGGCAGCCTTGGCTTCGCTAAGGAATccccagcagcaggaggatgCCGAAATGGCCCTGAATCTCGAGCCGGAGATCATACTCCACACGGCGCCCGATGTGAATCCCGCTGCCCAGGGTgcgtcgcagcagcagcatcacttCAGCgcccatcagcagcagcaacagcaacagcagcagcagcagcagcaacatcatcttcagcaacagcagcagcagcattgcAGCATGTTCCAGCACATGGCTCCGCAGGCGCACATGCAGCACATGCGTTCCACGGTtttgccgccgccaccgccgcccccCTCGCTGGCCCTGCCACCGCTGCCGCCCCCGCCACCTGCCACGCACCAGCAACAACCGGCTGCGACGCcacagcaactgcaacagcagcagcagcagcatgcaCCGCAGTGA